In one window of Macrobrachium nipponense isolate FS-2020 chromosome 2, ASM1510439v2, whole genome shotgun sequence DNA:
- the LOC135220506 gene encoding uncharacterized protein LOC135220506 yields the protein MGCALSSTPTRISRKHSVTTIDDTNRKDSEQNATFYTNNFNQETEQAAFYSSETECQNFFDYQAVEHSDVDSAKDTPTSEKRDVCDSFEKGEEDGDFGLTLKSESSMSRSSLDSYRTRGYGISTDENADNQNNASWMSPDGVPTWREIYHPNAEADVGEDSLDSQQHQLQVFDGEKTEQTEWNLLVHKNVSISNRGITIGGIACQLTIGPELTLSVLGKELLTTQNSNETDLFGFFQK from the exons ATGGGTTGCGCCTTAAGTTCAACACCAACAAGGATATCCAG gAAACATTCAGTAACAACGATCGACGATACCAACCGCAAAGACAGCGAACAAAAtgcaacattttatacaaataacTTCAACCAAGAAACAGAGCAAGCAGCATTCTATTCTTCGGAAACTGAGTGTCAAAACTTCTTTGACTATCAGGCAGTTGAACACAGTGACGTTGATAGCGCGAAAGACACTCCAACTTCAGAGAAAAGGGATGTCTGTGACAGTTTTGAAAAGGGTGAAGAGGACGGCGATTTTGGGCTTACTTTAAAATCCGAATCGTCGATGTCTCGTAGCTCTCTTGATAGTTATCGTACGCGGGGATATGGCATCTCCACGGATGAAAATGCAGATAACCAAAATAACGCTTCGTGGATGTCACCTGATGGAGTACCAACATGGCGTGAGATATATCACCCTAACGCAGAAGCTGACGTTGGTGAAGATTCCTTAGATAGTCAGCAACATCAGTTGCAAGTTTTCGATGGCGAGAAGACAGAGCAAACAGAATGGAACCTTCTCGTTCACAAAAATGTTAGTATCAGCAACCGTGGAATTACCATTGGTGGTATTGCCTGCCAGCTTACAATAGGGCCAGAATTAACTTTATCAGTGTTAGGAAAAGAATTGTTGACAACACAGAATAGTAACGAAACAGATTTGTTTGGATTTTTTCAAAAGTGA